The following DNA comes from Emys orbicularis isolate rEmyOrb1 chromosome 13, rEmyOrb1.hap1, whole genome shotgun sequence.
CTGCCCTCTGCGATGCCTGCAGAACTCTACTCCTCCGGGCCCACATTGCTGCAGCTTCCCCTCTCGATCAGCTCCCTGGGACGGGGTGAGAAATAGTGTGTGTTAGAAAGGGGGGATAAGTCCTCCCTTTATGGGCTTTATGTTGAATTTGGGGGCAGGCCCTGAACAGGTCAGTCCAGTGGCGCGACAGGCTCTGGAAGGACCCCGCGAAGGTATATAGGCGGGAGCGGCGGCTGAGGCGCTCTAGTCAGTCAGTGTGTCGTGGGGTTCCtgttgtgtgtggatgggggggggggtttgtcgGCGGCCTTTACCCATTTCCTGGGTCAGCTGCTGGGGTTTCTTCGGGATCCCGTGCTTGTCCTTAGGTCAGGCCTCTGGTTGTCCCTCCCTAGCGCTGGCAGGCAGCTCAGCTGCTCGCAGGGGGGCGTTGCCCCGTGCTGTAGCTGTAGCTGTCTCCGCTGACGGCTGTAGGGCGCCCTCATATCGCGCCACGCCCCGGGCGGTACTGCTGGTGGTCTATTCTGCACACAGATGGGTATCCGCGTCTGCATGAGTTGAGGTGTAGAGGGTGTAGTCATCCATCTCTTGCCACCAAGGGATCTTGAGTTGCCATATGCCTCCCTGTTTATGGTCAGCGTTGTTATAATTTTACTTCTTGTGAGGGGGCTCAGAGAAACTTCTTACATGGTTGCAGTGCCTACACGGGTGCTCTTGAATGATGACAAATGGGACAGCAGATGGCTGGGTGCTTTGAAATCTtactagcctccatccacctcaCCAGGCTGACTTGGGATCATTAAGCTGAACTTCTCTAAGAGCCCCAGATACCCAGAGGGGCCTTGCCTTTCATGCAGTATCTGGCCAGGACCAGAGGGTACTGGTCCTAGCCTTTATGCCTACCTAGGCCAAGCCAGGGAGTTGTGAGGTCAGCATGTAACTTCATCTTGCCCTTTTTGGGACTTTGAAGCTTTTCAAGCTATCTGGGTACTTGGCAAACAACAAACCCTTTCTTGAACTCGCCACTTGCCTAGCCAAGAAGCAAAAAAGCATTGTGTCCTGGAAAATTGGAAGCTTGTTGAAAAATGAAGTgatttattagtttttaaatctCATACTTCCTAAACCAACCTCATAAagtttggggctgggggggggggggggggctgattgtGAATGATGGTTTGGTGTGGCATTTTCTACTCCATGCACAGAACCTGAATTAATGCAAagtggggttatagtggatcaaaaattgaatgagtcaataatgtgatgcaggtGCAAAAAAAGGGCTAAAATCATTGAGGTATATTAACAAGAGTGTATGAGCACCATATTTAAGGAAAGATAAGggtatttttgttgccctttagAACAAAATAACATCTTTCTCCGATGTTGATGAGATGAGCATATGCTTGTACAGCACATTTGTAAAGGGCATGTGACAGTGATATCTATGTCCCTTACTGAAATTAGAGCATTTAATTTCTAAACAATCCACATATGGAAATGAACAAACTTAACTCGGTCTTGTAGTGACATTATGCAATAACTACATTATGATTAAGGTATTTTGTCtgtggtcccagattagattaaactgatttttttaaagacgtTAGGATTTTTCCTTTTGTGGTGTCAACAGagagcagaattaaggttgtttgggtgccttaactgtATATTTCCGCACCTTAACAGAGCTGGTCGTAAAAATTCTGACAAAACATCTTTTCATCAGAATTTGCTGActcatcaaaaacaaaacattccatGGAGGTGGTTCAATTCCAACAAAGTTCTGATAGAAAAACCTGACTGGCTTCCTACCAGCTCACCCACCTGGCTACTCAGCAGCCCATCTGGTTGGGCTGCAAAGGAGCCTGGACTTCTTGACCCCTCAGCAGCTTGCCTAGCTCATTGTCAGCCCATGCTCTAGAGCTCTAGGTTGATTTCCGGAGTTTATAACACTTGATTTGGGGACCATTACAGCACATCCCTCTAATATATTTTACCCTTAAACTACTACTATGTTCTTCTCTCAAGTTAAACTCTAACATTATTTTTTGTCTCTGAATgtccttgatttttaaaaattgtttgtcaTCCATGAGCACTAACCAAGAAACCCAAAGAGAATATGACCATGTAATGTTTCTAATGATTTGTGGTATCAACTTTGCATCATTCTTTAAATAACTTTCAAGAGCAGATTCCGCCGCTACACCAGAACAAGTACCACTAGCATCACAGTTCAGGCAAGTTCTTTCATGGCTAGGGGGTGGTATGGAAGAAAGTGCAAAAATTGTTTGTAGGAGAAACAAACAGGGAGCAGGTTAAGGCAGCATTGCCAGAGCAGAAGGGCAGATAAGTAGGGGAGGCAAAGATGTGAATAGTTTTGATGAGAACAAGAAGCTTGACCTTATGcagtggaatgggggtgggggggaggtcccATGGTAAGGAAGATGATCTTAGCAACTGTGTTTTGTATGGACAGAAATGAGGTGATGGTTTTGGGGAGGTCAGAAAGGAGGAATCAAGTTTGGAGATGAGAGCCTGAACAAGAGTCTTGGCTGTGTGGACAGAAAGGATATTAGAAATGTTATGGAAGAAGTGGCCATATTTAAGCACAGCATGGACGTGTGGGTCAAGGGATAGCAAAGGAGATAAAAAAATGCATCTCTCCTGCCCCTCTCTCCAAAGTTACTGATCTGAGGGTGGTTGTGTTTTCATAGTGACAGAGGTGCTGATTAAAAAATGTGTTCACTTTTAACCGGGATGGATTTAAGTTGTAATGAAATACCCAGGAAGAGCTATCAGAGAGACACAGGTGTGGATTGGATTGAGGGAGTCAGGTCAGAAATGGAAAAATAGAATTTCAAGTCATCAACATAATTGGAGCTGTATGGGTAGAAGAGGTCACCCAAGGCATGTAAAGAGAAGGGATCATGAAAACTGTGGTGTCCAAATGGAGAGTAGGAAGGagttaggggagcagggaggtaaGAGGGGCCACTGAAGGTACAACcagagaggaaggaagagaagatttggaggaggaaggcagggtagactgtgtcaaaagcagcTGAGAGGTCAGGGAAACTGAGGATGGCATAGAGATCCTGAAATCTGGTTGTGAAGAGGTCTCTATTTAGTGTTTCAAATTTCCTTATTACAAAGTTAATATGGCTGCACTTTGGCTAATCACATGAAGCATTAAAGTACGGTTCCATCTGAAATGTGACCCTATAAAAATACCATTGTGAGGACTCTCACTTATTGTCTCTGACTTCTAGGTCAAATTTGATTAATTTACAAGTACATACTAGTTTTTAATAACTACCAACGTTGCAAATTCATCCTGGGCTCTGAAAATCTAGATTACAGGTAAATCTAGGTATACCTTTAGTCTGAGCCTTTATTgtggtgttttaaaatagtttccatgtGTCTTGTAGGCATTTCACACtcgtgactgttccttttaatttctatttaactagcttcctcatttttgtgtagttcccctttttgaagtaaGTCTACTGTGGTGGGTTTATTTGGTATTTCCCcctctacaaggatgttaaatttaattgtaTTATGGTTGCTATTGCTGAGTGGTtcagttatattcacctcttggatcagatcctatgCTCCATTTAGGacaaatcaagaattgcctctccctttgtggattccaggactagctcttccaagaagcagtcattaatataCTGGTAGTCTAGAAATTGTATCTCTGCATCCAGTCCTGAGGTGACACGTACCTAGTCACTATAGGGATAGCTGAAATCTCCTattactgggttttctgtttttgtagcctctctaatctccctgcgTATTTCACGGTCACATCATcgccatcttggtcaggtggttggtagtattcTCCTAGTGCTCTACTCtttttattcaagcatggaatttctgttcATAGAGGTTCTATGGTAGATACACTTTTGTACATCACTAAAGAATTCTGTTCCCTCCTTAGTGTTGGTATCCTTTGAGAATTTGTGGACTCTTATTATGCCTTCCCTTTTATCTCTAAATTATTCCTTGCATGTTAACCCTTCTGGCATCCTGAAACTCAACTGTCTCTGGCAGTTGAATTGCATCAGCTTGTAGCATCTTTGCAAACTGTACCTTTTGTGGACCTGGTCATCTTGTGTTCCAGAATTTaatcttttgtttaataaaaaacaaaaaaaccctacaagtCTGGTATGCTTGAATACTAAGATAATCTTCAAACTGTTAACTATTTGACAGCCTGGAACAATAGTTGAGATATGAACTTCCTCTTGTCATCTCAATAGAGTATAGACTGAAGCATAAGGATTactttgtttatttgtattgtagagccccccccccccccccacttaagaggcccagtcatggaccaggatcccattgtgcttgtTGCTATATACAAACGTGGAACAAAAAAGATTAACTAACTTCTGATCAAAACACATAAAGAACAGTTATTGTAGGAAGATCTGCCCAATCTATTGTGAGTGGAGTGTTTGTGCCTCAAGCAGATACGGCTTGGAAGAGTGTCTcacttctgttcccttcccaatTCAACCTCTGACTCCCTCCAGTTAGCCAGTATCTTTCTGATAGAATGTGTtgcccagaactgaatgcagtGTTCCATAGCAGGATACAGCATGAATAGTACATTGGTAGTGTTCAAATAGTTTGGTCTTTCTTGTGTTTGTATCCGAGCCAAGTTATAATCATGTTATGGAGGCACCATGTTGGGCTCCTTGAACATGAAAAGGGGTAGAATGTTGAGACCAGAAGGTTGCATGGTATATGACATTAGATTCCAACTATCAGTGCTGTAATATAGAGTGGAAATGTTAGTGCATGGGAGGTCAGGCTATAATGCAGCTCCACAAGGCAAATTTATGTTCCCGCTACTGAAAGCAGGTAGTGGTTGGTCAATCCACATAGTATGTGAATCAATAGGCCAAGTCCCTCTTGTAGGTCTGACGCCCTGTGATGACCTCAAACTCTTGGACCCAGGTCAGTGTGAAGATTCAATTTCTAGACAACCTGTGACAAGTGGGTGTGAGGATTCAGTTTCCAGCCAACCTTGTGTAGGCTAAGTTAGATGGGCTTTGAGAAGGGGACTAATATTAGAGAAGAAAAATCCATGGCAAAAGACCAGGAAAAAGGGGAGCAGTATCTATGGTGAAAGAATACTGGGACAATCTGAAAGGAAGGTTGAGTTTTGCTGGTGAATCAAAGTTCTCTTATTTGACATTACACAACTTTTAATGTTTTAGTCTGTGCAATTTTTGTCCTTATGTATCTGCTCCTAAAATGCACCTCCCACAAACTTtatgtattaaaaatgtacactttttttttgcttcataGCCCAAGTATGTGTTGAAAACAGCTGGATATGATGAAAACACTTGTATTAGCAATACCTAAACTGTAAAGACTCAAGAACAGCTTTGATGGAACCTATCCAACAGCCTGAGACTATCAGCTGTAGGTCTCTCACGTGCTAACATCAATGCCATGGGGGTCCCCCATCACCTCGATAAATTCTTGGATGAATTTCCATATGGCATCTGTGACAACGGTCACTGTGAGCCCTTTGGATCCAGCAAAATATACTGAGACGACATTGGTTCTTTGATGTGTACCTGGATTTGAAACACCTGAATATCCCTGGATATTTTTAAACATGGCAGCAATGACTTGAAAGGGTCAAATAATCAATAGGATTCACAATAGAATACTTTGCGTTAGTCCCAGTAGATCTGTTAAGTGATTTTGCCAAATATCATATCACATTCTTCCCCAGTTCAAGGATCTGAAAAATAAACTCTTTGAAATTGAGTCAGATTCTGCCTGGGGTGTACAGGCAGGATAGGCCCGATGACTATAGCGGAAGCTACTAAATTTGAAAGAATTAACCTCACCAGATTTGATTTATGCCTACAACTTCTTGAGAGGAAAGCCAGCACAGAATTCCTTCAGGTAGGAGAGTTCTGTCCTTCACAATTGAACTAGCCCCTTATAAACATTTTATATAATGTACTGGTCCCTTCACTAGCAATGGGATAGGGTGAGactagaacagaggttctcaaacattGTCAgcagaccaccagtggtctgcaaGCTCCATCCAGGTGgtctgtggatagttccctctaaggttcGTGTCTGGgtggccgcacatgagagaatgaagggccacccacctaattagtggaggcatacaggtgtggctccactgattaggtgcctggacctttgagaagacgcacatgtaaggtgaggtggtgacCTTGGGAGGAatagcagtggggtgagaagagggggtggggagaatttgggatgtgcagggctgtggcgatcagagaaagaggcaactttccccagctccagggctgcggctgccggggagagacagccctcctttTCATACTCAGCTTGGGGCTGCCgcagcaggggggagagggcacgtccatcgcattagaaaggtaagactactgatattaaaatatgagttgtgtgcttttatttgtagaacaaaaaaagttaattttgggattttttatagagcgcttttatccaaagtgctttacaatagttagctaacagtacaaacaacatttggaaagatcattaagtggtctgctgagaccctcagcaattttcaagtggtttacggaaaaaaagtttgagaatcactggactaGAAGGTTTGAAGAGGATCGGTGTAATGATACTACGTAGGGACTTTGCTGCCCTAGGTGGTAATACTGTGAGAGTGGGGGGGAATAATATAGGAGTAAATGGGAAGAATTATAGTATTACAACCACAAAGTGGTgtacaaggcctggtctacattagaatTTACATCGCTATAGCTATGtctctgaaaaatccacacctcttgAGAAATGtagctataccaacctaaccccggCTGTAGCCAGCACCAgttcgatggaagaattcttctgttaagTGTTAATGGCTCTTGGGGAGGAGGACTACAGCGGGTGCAGTTGTAGtgttttagtgtagacaaggcctaagtgagaGTTATATGGAAGAGGCAcaagggggtggctgggggtagcaatgatggtgtgtgtgtgtgtgtgtgagatatctCTAAAGGCCAGGGACTGTGTGGTGCTCCAGATGTGGGTACAGGGTGGCATATAGGAAAATGCAGGTAAGGGTGTACATACCTAGGTATGGGGATGCAGGTATACCTGAGGGGCATAGTGGTCCGAGGATGGCTTTACAAGGGGGCATACAGAGGACTGTGTAGCAAagatgggggagggtggaggagaatTGAGAGCCTAAGTGGTGCTGTGCAAAGGGGGCTGAATAAGGGGGTATGGGACACATGGTAGTGTATGAGTGCCACAGTAATGGGGGTAGGATGCCGGCTGGGGATACAGTTGAAGCAGGGGCTATGTGTGGGCCCAGAAGGGGAAGTCTATGAGGGGAGTGTGGTGACCCTTGGAGTGACTTGTGTCAGGTCTGGGGCCCCCTTGGCACATATctaggggagttcagggggcccACCTAGGTCCAGACATGCACAGTGCCCAAGGCTGAAGAAGGCTGTGGAAGGGATGTGTGGTGGGGCACCTGGGCAAATGGAGGCCATAGCCGCAGACCGGCAGCCATTTTGAGAGGACAATACACTCCGCACGGGCACGGCACAGCCCATTGCGCCCGGCGGGGCGGGGGACGCGCACGCAGGGCTGGGAGATGCCCGTGCGCGCGCACGCTCCTTCTCTCGGCCGTGTTATGTAACGGATCAGCGCGCTCCCGGCGGCCGGACCCAatggggcctgggctggggggcggcgcgggcgcgcgCACGCAGGGTAAAGCGCGGTCCCGCGGCAGTGCGTGCGCGCTCACCCtagcctccccctctctctctcttcgccTCGTTCGGTCTTTCTCCCCCCTTTGTGAAGCGCTCGGAGCGGCCCGGACCCTGCTGCCTTGCCATGGCCGACGAAAAGCCCAAGGTGAGGGAGGAACCCCCGGGCGGGGGCAAGAAGaggccgggcccggccccggcctgGCGCGGGAGCAGCCCCGACTCTGCCGCGCCGGCTCTGCGCGCCATTTTCCTCCCCCCTCCGCAGCAGGCCCGGCTGCCTTCGCGCTCCGTTCTGCAGCCCCCGCAGGGCCGCCCGCCCCGGCCGCGCTGTTTCCCCCGGTGGAGGATCTGGCTCCGTTCCAGGCGGAGCCCTGGGGGCCCCAGCGGGGCGAACCGGAGCTGTGCTTCCTCCCCTGCCCCGGGAGGCAGGCCCAAGCGCGGCTGCGGCCCCCACCTCCCCGAGGGGCTGGATCCCCGCCCATGTGGGCCCGGGCCTGGCTTTGCAGGGGGAGAAGGGCTGCAGCATCCCTCACCTACCCTGAGCTGAGGCAgttcccagccctccccctctGATAACGGGGCAGCTCAGCCCGGCCCTGGCCTCCCCTGGGGAGGAGGGACCCTGAAATAGCGCGACGGTCCCAGCCCTGCTCTTTTGTgcctcctgctgcccagcgccccctgccctgggcgggtCTCTTGAGGCTCTGAGCGGCCTGGCGGGGGgatgggagcagcatggagcagcCTGTGAGTCCCTGCTGCtgggttttcattttaaatggagTTTGAAGGCGCCAAAAGCCTCTCCCATTTAAAGgacccatcctccctcccctccgGGGCTCCGACTGTGGCTCTTCCTAGGCAGCAGGCggtggttctctctctctctccctgccacccccccaccccttttgctGGAGTATCTGTCACATGTAGACCTGGCCCCCTGTTTGCACATTGTTGTCTTCTGAAATCTTATGTGAGGCTGGAATTGAGAGGACTTGGCCCAATAGTGTGGTATGAGGTGAAGCTGGAACACAGCTTCCTGTGCTCAGTGTCTCAGGTATCGCCTTTTTATTAACGGCAAAGGCCTCAAAGAGCTGTCTATAGCCAAAGGACAGATGCTTCGTTTGAACTGACTAGTGTTGTGTTATTATACTGGGTAGCTTTTTATCTTCGGCATTAAAGAGCGCCCCTCCCATTCCGCCCCCAAATTatttggaaataaggcatacatttttaactgagagtaattaaccattggaacaaattcccaagggtcatggtggagtctccatcattgacaattgttaactcaagattgggtgtttttttctaaaagataagctctagcaattattttggggaaattctatggcctgtggaggccaaactagatgatcacaatggacccCTCTGGCCTTCAGAATCTATCAATGTATGAAAATAAAAACCCTAAAGTAGTTTTTGCATTAGTTGCGTGTAATATGTTTTTATTGAAGTGGAAGGTTTAAATTGTTTATTTCAACTTGTTTAAAAAAGGGTAAAGCTGCTAGTTTCAGGACGTAATCACTTTAAAGGACTCTCATGGAAGTCTAACAAGATGCAAGGTCTGAACTTGTTTCCTTTTGAGAGCTGTAGTATTGAAGTTAAACTTAAACTTTCCTGTAATCTGTAAATTGGAGAAATAGCTTCACTGTCTTAGTTGAAATAAAGTGAGAAAGAGATTTTATAGGATATTTGAGATTACAATCCTAAATGTAAATTTAGTTTTCTTTAAAAGGATAAAATGTACTGTTGTATATGAGCATGTGACAACAAGATTCTTATTTCTTTAGCTTTGAATAATTTTTACAGTTAAACAGCTAGTATGTATGTGTCTGTCTTCCTTTCAGGTTTATCTTCCATCACCATTGTTTGTACTAATTAATTTCAGTAGCCCTTGACAGAATTTGTTAATTTCAATACTGTTGGGTTTTTGCTTTTCCAAATTAGGAAGTTTCACACTAGGAAAATTGAAAGACACTAACATTATTTCATAAGTCAAAGTGTGAAGCTTGTAAAGTACTTTTGCTCCTCTGTAATGGCCTGTTGCCACATGGTAAAATGTTAACTTatttcatacttttttttaaatcatacctctcctttctttcttttctcctcaACAGGAAGGAGTGAAGACTGAAAACAATGACCACATTAATCTGAAGGTGGCAGGGCAAGATGGGTCTGTGGTTCAGTTTAAGATTAAGAGGCACACGCCACTTAGTAAACTAATGAAAGCCTATTGTGAACGACAGGTGAGGTGCTTGTGTGAACACTAAAGGAAGCAATGCCCATAAGAGGGGTCATCTTCATTAAGGTGGATGAGGACAGTAAATGTCTTATCACAGTATTGCATATTTAACAAAACTCATCATGTTGCAGAATATGTACTGCTTCAAGGGTCTGTTGCTAAATAGACTGGGAGAACGTTTTCAAGAAATGGATAAATAAAGTTAAATTATTATCTTTGTAAAGTCTCTTTTACAGCCCCCTCCTGTTGGAAGGCAGCTTTAATATTGCTATCTCCCAAAACATGGAGAGGGTGTGGTAGAAGGAAGTGTGGCTAGGCAGTTGAATAGTAATAATGGTACCTTTATaacagttgtttgtttgtttcttgatCTTATCTCAGACTTCTGATTTATGGCCTTAGTTTTACTGTACTGAGATAGAAAGTGCCAATGGCTGGTCATAGATTTCTTTGAAATGTAAAACTGTATGGGGGTGGGCCGAGAGTGATCATGAAGtccacattttctgtttcattttctctagtgcagtggttctcaaactttttttgtgtgtggaccacttgaaaattgctgagggtttCAGcgaaccacttaatgatctttccaaatgttgtttgtaccattagctaacctttgtaaagcgctttggataaaagcgttatattaaaaaaaaaaaaccttcataataaacattttttgttctacaaataaaagcacacaactcatattttaatatcagtagtcttacctttctaatgcgatggatgtgccctctctcccccgccgcagcagcccctgagctggcgctgggaaagaggaggagtctctccctggcagctgcagccctggagctggggaaagtcacctctttctctgtctgccgcagccctgcacgtcccaaattcccctcaCCCCACTTTCCCCTCCTGCCTACCTCCTATTCcaccccaaggccaccacctcaccttgcatgtgcatcttctccaggatccaggcacctaagtagtggagccacgcctgcacggctccactaattaggtgggtggcccttcattctttcATGTACGGCCgcccaggcatgcaccttagagggaactatccgcggaccacctgactggagctcgtggaccactgtttgagaacctctgctctagtggATTAGTTGTCTAGTGGATTAAGTAACTCATCTGAGTAAACAAGTCTTCTGATATCATGCAAACAACTGAGCCTTCCTCTAACTTGCAAATAGATATTGGAAGAAAGGAGTTTTCAAACAGTGGTTGCAGAAATAAGAATGATGCCAGAGAAGCTATTTTTTTGATGAGTTGAATGCCTAGAGCTTGAAAGATCATCTTATTTTAGGAAGTCCCTTCTCTAAAAGGCTTGTTTTCAACATTAAGTTAATCTGTACACACAAGCTGTACTGCTTTAACAATATTGGTATAGTTAAAACACCTTTATACCTCTCTGCACATTGCGTGTTGtgccagtataactatttcagtaaaaatCAGACTCCTGCCCGAAATAGATACATTGATACAAGCACTGTTTAGGCCAGGCCTAAAACTAGCAATTCTGTCATTCTCATGCTGAGATGGGATTATTTCAAGGGATTTATACAATAAGATCAAATGAAAGCTATTGTCTCATTTCAATTATTCTGCTTTAGTTGTATGATTTCAATGTATAACATATGATCAAAGGTGCTTATAATGTACTTTTCTCCATGTCTGGATTTGAGCTACTCTTGGGAGCCTCAGGAAACCTAGGTATTATGCAGGAGGAGTTCATCAGACTTGCTTAATGGTGAGAGTGGATTTGGTTTGAGTGACAACTGCACTTGACAGTCAGAATCAGAGATTATTTTGAATGATGAATACTTTCACTTAGAAATACTACTGCACTATAAGCACCCTGTCTTAGTATGTAAGGGAAGGAGTGCCATCCATACACCTTCCTTACCCCGCtaggtgttatgaggataaattagTGAATGGTTGAGTCTGTCTTTTTTTTCTAGCCCTGTCAATGGCTTATTGTTATCTTAGGTAAGTTATCTgacctcagttttccccattgtAAAATATGGATATCACCTCCTTCATGGTGTGTTGTGAGGTATATCAAACTGCTGTAAAGTGTGTTGAGAATTCTGGATGAAAGGTAGTATTAATTATGTCTAGAAAGTATCATTCATATCCAAATTAGTCAGTATAAAATGCTTGCTGAGTTtatatttctttaattaaaattcatgCAAGAAACTCTGGCTTTCCcgtagaaaaaaaatccatcagaatcctagaaatatagggctggaaggaaccttaaGTTGTTATCTAGCCCATCCCTCACTCTGAGGCAGGATGAGTACTAGGATTTAGGCAATTTTTGCAATGAGCAGAAACCAGATTTTGAATAAACTAACATCCAAAATCCTGTTAAAGTAGGAAATGAGGTAAGCAACTATTTTCAAAGGTTCACAAGTCAAGGGCAATGATTTTCAAACTTGAAGGCCTAAAGATAAATACCCATTTAAATATTTAAGCATCTAAACAGGTGGGCAGATTTTTCATAGGTGCTTTCATCGATCCCACAACTTACATCTGAAGTCATTGAGGACTGTGAATGCTTagcacttctaaaaatcaaaGCTTATGTGCCTATCTGTAGACTCCCAAACTAGAAAATTTTGGCTAAGAAACATAAAGTT
Coding sequences within:
- the SUMO2 gene encoding small ubiquitin-related modifier 2 isoform X1, producing the protein MADEKPKEGVKTENNDHINLKVAGQDGSVVQFKIKRHTPLSKLMKAYCERQGLSMRQIRFRFDGQPINETDTPAQLEMEDEDTIDVFQQQTGGVY
- the SUMO2 gene encoding small ubiquitin-related modifier 2 isoform X2, producing MADEKPKEGVKTENNDHINLKVAGQDGSVVQFKIKRHTPLSKLMKAYCERQPCQWLIVILGFVNEANQIPVRWAANQ